The following are encoded together in the Hyalangium minutum genome:
- a CDS encoding siderophore-interacting protein yields MSSRERTARKGPFPIKARILEVLRTSRVSPHMVRVTLGGKELEGFRSDGADDHIRVFFPAQGERVPVVPTGMGPRGLEFPPDKPRPALRDYTPRRHDAAKGELDIDFVIHGSGPGSTWAAQAKPGDMLGIAGPRGSLIVDYSFDWYLLFGDETALPAMARRLEELPAGARAIVFAEVADASARIPLPSQAHVELTWLYREGAQPGTTNHLEKAVRELTFPPGDSFAWGAGESTLMRTLRLHLLNERRLNRTWMNVTGYWKRGVEDHDHDEE; encoded by the coding sequence ATGAGTTCACGTGAACGAACCGCTCGAAAGGGCCCCTTCCCCATCAAGGCCCGCATCCTCGAAGTTCTCCGGACGTCCCGCGTCAGCCCGCACATGGTGCGGGTGACGCTCGGCGGCAAAGAGCTGGAGGGTTTCCGGAGCGACGGCGCGGACGATCACATCCGGGTGTTCTTCCCTGCCCAGGGAGAGCGCGTGCCCGTCGTCCCGACCGGGATGGGGCCTCGGGGGCTGGAGTTCCCACCGGACAAGCCGCGCCCAGCGCTGCGCGACTACACCCCCCGGCGTCATGATGCCGCCAAGGGAGAGCTTGATATCGACTTCGTGATCCATGGCTCGGGCCCTGGCTCCACGTGGGCCGCCCAGGCGAAACCGGGTGACATGCTGGGCATCGCCGGTCCCCGAGGCTCGCTGATCGTCGACTACAGCTTCGACTGGTACCTCCTCTTTGGCGACGAGACCGCGCTGCCAGCGATGGCCCGGAGGCTCGAGGAGCTGCCCGCGGGCGCCCGCGCCATCGTGTTCGCCGAGGTCGCCGACGCCTCCGCGCGGATCCCACTCCCGAGCCAGGCCCACGTGGAGCTGACTTGGCTGTACCGCGAGGGCGCCCAGCCTGGCACCACGAACCACCTGGAGAAGGCCGTGCGGGAGCTGACCTTCCCACCGGGGGACTCCTTTGCGTGGGGCGCGGGTGAGTCCACCCTCATGCGCACGCTGCGGCTGCACCTGCTCAACGAGCGGAGGCTGAACAGGACGTGGATGAACGTCACCGGCTATTGGAAGCGGGGCGTGGAGGACCACGACCACGACGAGGAGTGA
- a CDS encoding heme ABC transporter ATP-binding protein, which translates to MTAALEVRDLHYRIGELQLLSGIHLTLEPGEFMVVIGRNGAGKSTLFKHLTGELPCQRGELRVFGAPLGSSSKAELAQRRAVLPQTTNLQFAYEALEVVMLGRLPHQQRRPESREDVRIARACMERVGLKGYEGRNYLTLSGGEQQRVHLARALAQIHEDVGSRLMLLDEPTSSLDVAHQHKALRLVKELTGEGVAALLILHDLNLVAQYADKVLVLADHQAIACGPPHAVMTRDILSRAFGYPMTTLPHPWLDCPIIVSGERPAGALLEQHP; encoded by the coding sequence ATGACCGCGGCGCTCGAAGTTCGAGATCTCCACTATCGTATTGGCGAGCTGCAGCTCCTGTCCGGCATCCACCTGACCCTGGAGCCTGGCGAGTTCATGGTGGTCATCGGGCGCAATGGCGCGGGGAAGAGCACGCTCTTCAAGCACCTGACCGGTGAGCTGCCTTGTCAGCGGGGAGAGCTCCGCGTCTTCGGCGCTCCCCTCGGGAGCAGCTCGAAGGCCGAGCTGGCCCAGAGGCGGGCCGTGCTGCCCCAGACCACGAACCTCCAGTTCGCCTACGAGGCCCTGGAGGTTGTCATGCTGGGGCGGCTTCCCCACCAGCAGCGCCGTCCGGAGTCGCGGGAGGACGTGCGCATCGCTCGCGCCTGCATGGAGCGGGTAGGGCTCAAGGGATATGAGGGGCGCAACTACCTGACGCTCTCGGGGGGAGAGCAGCAGCGCGTCCACCTCGCGCGTGCGCTCGCGCAGATCCATGAGGACGTTGGAAGCCGGCTGATGCTGCTGGATGAGCCCACGAGCAGCCTGGACGTCGCCCATCAGCACAAGGCCTTGCGGCTCGTGAAGGAGCTGACCGGGGAGGGCGTCGCGGCGCTCCTCATCCTCCATGACCTGAACCTGGTCGCTCAGTACGCGGACAAGGTCCTGGTCCTCGCCGATCATCAGGCCATCGCCTGTGGTCCGCCGCACGCGGTCATGACGAGGGACATCCTGAGCCGTGCGTTCGGCTACCCGATGACGACCCTGCCGCACCCCTGGCTGGACTGCCCGATCATCGTCTCGGGAGAGCGCCCAGCCGGCGCCCTCCTCGAGCAGCACCCCTGA